In Rhodamnia argentea isolate NSW1041297 chromosome 4, ASM2092103v1, whole genome shotgun sequence, the following proteins share a genomic window:
- the LOC115749159 gene encoding protein unc-13 homolog → MAEHLPSPFGDPAPTLSDPELRETSYEVLVAACRSSGSRPLTYVSQSERSAGAAAAAAAAAPPQAPAAAPSLQRSLTSTAASKVKKALGLKRRESMSQRRGGDSAASQGRAKRPVTVGEMVRVQMKVSEQIDSRVRRALLRVAAGQLGRRMESVVLPLELLQQYKLSDFPNPQEYEAWQRRHLKVLEAGLLLHPHLPLSKTDTTPQRLRKLIRAALENPRENERNGEAAQLLRSNVMSLACRSFDGSASETCHWADGFPFNLRLYQMLLEACFDVNDETSVIEEVDEVLELIKKTWAILGMNQALHNLCFAWVLFQRYVATGQAENDLLFAAGNLLMEVENDAKHMKDENYSMVLSSTLNSILNWAEKRLLAYHDTFHSGNIDVMQSFVSLCVSSARILAEGTSHEHRMKKNDTDVASDRVEAYIRSSLRMVYSQKKEKMRKICKSQHNALPFLSILAQDIRELVVNEKELFSPILKRWHPLAAGVAVATLHSCYGNELNRFVSGIEELTPEAMQVLIAADKLEKDLVQVAVEDSVDSEDGGKSIIQEMPPYEAESVITNLVMSWIKTRVDRLREWVDRNLQQEVWSPNANKERFAPSAVEVLRIVDETLEAFFLLPIPVYQSLLPQLISGLDRCLQQYIVKAKAGCGTKSNFVPAMPALTRCTTGSKYNRVSKKKEKEKIAQRRKSQIGITNGDDFFGVPQLCVRINTLQHFRTQLEVLSKKTLMYLRSSDPTHADAIADAKGIRFELAATACVEGIQQLCEMTAYKVIFQNLSPVLWDALYVGDVASSRIEPFLQDLEQYLETLSSLVHDRVRTRVITDVMRASFEGFLLVLLAGGPCRAFSLEDSQIVDEDFKLLEELFWSNGDGLPADLIDKFSATVKNILPLFHANTESLIERFKQISQESNGSSTKSKPPLPPTPSQWSPNEPNTILRVLCYRNDQSATKFLKKTYNFPKKL, encoded by the exons ATGGCCGAGCACCTGCCCTCGCCGTTCGGCGATCCGGCTCCCACCCTGTCCGATCCGGAACTGCGGGAAACCTCCTACGAGGTCCTTGTCGCCGCGTGCCGGAGCTCCGGCTCCCGTCCGTTGACATACGTCTCCCAGTCGGAGAGGTCGGCCggggctgctgctgctgccgccgccgccgcgccgCCACAGGCTCCGGCGGCCGCGCCTTCGCTGCAGAGGTCGCTGACGTCGACGGCCGCGAGCAAGGTGAAGAAGGCGCTGGGGCTGAAGCGGAGGGAGTCGATGAGCCAGAGGAGGGGCGGCGACTCGGCGGCCAGCCAGGGCCGAGCCAAGAGGCCGGTCACGGTGGGGGAGATGGTTAGGGTTCAGATGAAGGTGTCTGAGCAGATCGACTCGAGGGTTCGGCGTGCTTTGCTGAGGGTCGCTGCTGGACAG CTTGGAAGACGGATGGAGTCGGTAGTTCTTCCATTAGAGCTGTTGCAGCAGTACAAGTTGTCGGATTTTCCCAACCCGCAGGAATATGAAGCTTGGCAAAGGAGACATCTGAAGGTTCTCGAAGCAGGATTGCTTCTGCACCCTCACCTGCCTTTAAGTAAGACCGACACTACTCCACAGCGTCTCCGGAAATTGATCCGCGCCGCATTAGAAAATCCGAGAGAAAACGAAAGGAATGGTGAAGCAGCGCAACTTCTTCGGAGCAATGTGATGTCTCTTGCTTGCAGATCTTTCGATGGGAGTGCTTCAGAGACTTGCCATTGGGCTGATGGTTTCCCCTTCAATCTTCGGCTGTATCAAATGCTCCTAGAAGCATGTTTTGATGTTAATGATGAGACATCCGTGATTGAAGAGGTTGATGAGGTTTTGGAACTCATTAAGAAAACTTGGGCAATTCTTGGGATGAACCAGGCCCTACATAATCTTTGTTTTGCATGGGTCTTGTTCCAGCGGTATGTAGCAACTGGGCAAGCAGAAAATGACTTGCTATTTGCTGCTGGTAACTTGTTGATGGAAGTTGAAAATGATGCAAAACATATGAAAGATGAAAACTACTCGATGGTTTTAAGTTCTacattgaattcaattttaaactggGCTGAGAAGAGGCTTCTTGCATACCACGATACGTTTCACAGCGGTAATATTGATGTGATGCAGAGTTTCGTGTCGCTATGTGTGTCATCAGCGAGAATTTTAGCTGAAGGTACCTCCCATGAGCATCGCATGAAAAAGAATGATACTGATGTTGCTTCCGACAGGGTTGAGGCTTACATAAGATCATCGCTCCGCATGGTCTATTCTCAG aaaaaggagaagatgaggaaaatatgtAAAAGCCAGCATAATGCTCTTCCTTTCCTCTCCATCCTCGCTCAAGACATTAGAGAACTTGTTGTTAATGAGAAGGAGCTGTTTAGCCCAATATTGAAAAGGTGGCATCCACTTGCAGCTGGTGTTGCAGTGGCTACTCTTCATTCTTGCTATGGGAATGAGTTGAACCGGTTCGTTTCGGGTATCGAGGAGTTGACACCTGAGGCTATGCAAGTCCTAATTGCAGCAGATAAACTGGAGAAAGATCTTGTCCAAGTAGCAGTTGAAGATTCAGTGGACAGTGAGGATGGTGGAAAGTCTATAATACAGGAGATGCCTCCCTACGAGGCTGAATCGGTAATAACCAATCTGGTGATGTCATGGATAAAAACAAGAGTTGACAGATTGAGAGAGTGGGTTGACCGGAATCTGCAACAAGAG GTTTGGAGTCCAAATGCTAATAAAGAACGGTTTGCTCCTTCTGCCGTGGAAGTTCTCCGGATAGTCGATGAGACTTTGGAAGCATTTTTCCTCTTGCCCATACCAGTGTATCAAAGCTTGCTTCCTCAACTGATCAGTGGTCTTGATAGATGTCTTCAACAATATATAGTGAAAGCGAAAGCTGGCTGTG GAACAAAGAGTAATTTCGTCCCTGCAATGCCTGCTCTAACTCGATGTACCACGGGATCTAAATACAATCGTGTgtccaagaagaaggaaaaggaaaaaatagcgCAGAGGAGGAAATCCCAGATTGGGATTACCAATGGGGATGACTTCTTTGGAGTACCTCAGCTGTGTGTTCGCATCAACACACTACAGCACTTCAGGACACAACTGGAGGTTTTGTCAAAGAAGACACTCATGTATCTTAGAAGTTCTGACCCCACTCATGCAGACGCTATAGCAGATGCAAAGGGAATTAGGTTTGAGCTTGCTGCCACTGCTTGTGTGGAAGGAATCCAACAACTCTGTGAGATGACAGCTTATAAGGTGATCTTTCAGAACCTAAGTCCTGTGCTGTGGGATGCTTTATATGTCGGGGATGTCGCTTCTTCTAGGATTGAGCCTTTCCTTCAGGATCTTGAGCAGTATTTAGAGACATTATCATCGCTGGTGCATGATCGAGTGAGAACGCGTGTTATAACAGATGTCATGAGAGCTTCCTTTGAAGGGTTTCTATTAGTTTTGCTAGCTGGAGGACCTTGCCGTGCATTCTCTCTTGAAGACTCACAAATTGTAGATGAAGATTTTAAGCTCCTTGAAGAGTTATTCTGGTCTAATGGAGATGGGCTGCCAGCTGATCTGATTGATAAATTTTCCGCCACGGTTAAAAATATTCTTCCACTCTTTCATGCCAATACTGAGAGTCTAATCGAGCGGTTCAAACAGATCTCACAGGAAAGTAATGGCTCCTCCACCAAATCCAAGCCACCACTGCCTCCAACTCCAAGTCAGTGGAGTCCTAATGAACCAAACACTATTTTACGAGTTTTGTGTTACAGGAATGACCAGTCGGCAACAAAGTTTCTCAAGAAAACCTACAACTTTCCCAAGAAACTATGA
- the LOC115749160 gene encoding SNW/SKI-interacting protein — protein sequence MASLNDLLPPAKSTTTTFYDHSNDPWFKQRFSTSDSERTTVLKHNPVPPYLKRQGFVPRKVEDFGDGGAFPEIHIAQYPLDMGRDKSGKPGSKILPVTVDAHGNVAYDAIVKQNENAKKVVHSQHKDLIPKILRDEDEKEEDEDMEREIEEITQETKTALEKIVNVRLSAAQPKNVPKQSSDSKFIKYKPSQQSAAFNSGAKERIIRMVEMPVDPLEPPKFKHKRVPRASGSPPVPIMHSPPRPVTVKDQQDWKIPPCISNWKNPKGYTIPLDKRLAADGRGLQDVQINDNFAKLSEALYVAEQKAREAVAMRSKVQKEMLMKEKERKEQELRALAQKARSERTGAAPPAAVSIPTEKNDMDGVEMRGHYEREGERDRDYPKETREEREERLQREKIREERRRERERERRLEAKDAAMGKKSKITRDRDRDISEKVALGMASAGASRGGEVMYDQRLFNQEKGMDSGFATDDQYNVYDKGLFTAQPTLSTLYRPKKDLDSDIYGGADEQLDKIMKTERFKPDKAFSGTAEKGGPRDRPVEFEREAAEEADPFGLDQFLTEVKGGKKPTDKIGSGGTMRASAGSSMRDSYGGGSGRTRIGFEKGR from the coding sequence ATGGCATCTTTGAATGACCTGTTGCCTCCAGCTAAGTCAACCACAACCACATTTTATGACCACTCAAATGATCCCTGGTTCAAGCAGCGCTTCAGTACTTCTGATTCTGAACGAACCACTGTGCTCAAGCACAATCCTGTGCCTCCATACTTGAAACGCCAGGGTTTTGTACCTcgaaaagttgaggattttggAGATGGAGGTGCATTTCCTGAGATTCATATTGCCCAGTACCCTCTTGATATGGGCAGGGATAAATCTGGGAAGCCTGGATCCAAAATTCTGCCGGTGACTGTTGATGCTCATGGAAACGTCGCCTATGATGCCATTGTTAAGCAGAATGAAAATGCAAAGAAGGTTGTTCACAGCCAGCATAAAGATCTCATTCCAAAGATTCTGAGAGATGAGGATgagaaagaagaggatgaagataTGGAGAGGGAGATTGAAGAAATAACTCAGGAAACAAAGACTGCGCTAGAGAAGATTGTTAATGTGAGATTGAGCGCGGCACAACCAAAAAATGTGCCCAAACAATCATCGGATTCAAAGTTTATTAAGTATAAGCCATCTCAGCAGTCTGCAGCATTTAATTCTGGTGCAAAGGAGAGGATTATAAGGATGGTGGAGATGCCTGTGGACCCCCTCGAGCCACCAAAGTTTAAGCATAAGAGGGTCCCAAGGGCCTCTGGATCCCCGCCTGTGCCAATTATGCATTCACCGCCTCGCCCTGTTACTGTAAAAGATCAACAGGATTGGAAGATCCCACCTTGTatctcaaattggaaaaatcctAAGGGTTACACTATCCCACTAGACAAGCGTCTTGCTGCAGATGGACGAGGACTCCAGGACGTACAGATCAATGATAATTTTGCCAAGCTTTCTGAGGCTCTTTATGTTGCTGAACAGAAGGCTAGGGAGGCAGTTGCCATGAGATCTAAGGTGCAGAAAGAAATGCTgatgaaggaaaaagagaggaaagagcAGGAGCTCCGGGCTTTGGCTCAAAAAGCTCGTTCAGAGAGAACCGGGGCAGCACCCCCAGCTGCTGTTTCTATTCCTACCGAGAAAAATGACATGGATGGTGTGGAAATGAGAGGGCATTATGAGCGTGAAGGAGAGAGGGATCGAGATTATCCCAAGGAAACaagagaagaaagggaagaaaggcTGCAACGCGAGAAAATTCGTGAGGAGAGGCgtcgagagagggagagggagagaagattGGAGGCTAAGGACGCTGCTAtgggaaagaaaagcaaaatcacTAGGGACAGAGATAGAGATATTAGTGAGAAAGTTGCATTGGGAATGGCTTCAGCTGGGGCAAGTAGAGGAGGAGAGGTCATGTATGACCAGAGGCTCTTTAACCAAGAGAAAGGCATGGATTCTGGGTTTGCCACCGATGACCAATACAACGTGTATGATAAGGGACTGTTCACCGCTCAGCCCACACTTTCAACTCTCTACAGGCCTAAGAAGGACCTTGATTCTGACATATATGGAGGTGCGGATGAGCAGTTAGATAAGATTATGAAGACCGAGCGCTTCAAGCCAGATAAGGCGTTCTCCGGCACAGCTGAGAAAGGTGGTCCGAGGGACAGGCCAGTTGAGTTTGAGAGGGAAGCTGCTGAAGAGGCTGATCCATTTGGTCTGGATCAGTTCTTGACGGAGGTGAAGGGGGGCAAGAAACCAACCGATAAGATCGGCTCTGGAGGGACAATGAGGGCCAGTGCAGGCTCGTCGATGCGTGATAGTTATGGGGGAGGTTCCGGCCGAACACGCATCGGCTTTGAGAAGGGACGATAA